From Montipora foliosa isolate CH-2021 chromosome 6, ASM3666993v2, whole genome shotgun sequence, a single genomic window includes:
- the LOC138008472 gene encoding zinc finger protein 709-like — protein sequence MKKSILERRLTRVNARSLRSVFSKRGSLKSHGRIHTGGKPCQCKQCGKYFSQTAHLKTHEKVHAGEKPYECKQCGKCFSQTCNLKTHERVHTREKPYESKRCGKRFSQAGHLKTHEGVHTAERPYECKQCGKCFSVAGYLRTHERGHVGEKPYGCNQCGKCFSRAGRLKTHEKIHNGERPYQCKHCGKHFGQEGELKRHERVHTGERPYQCKHCGKCFRTTGYLETHEKVHAGEKPYECKQCGKCFSQTCNLRAHERVHTREKPYECHQCGKCFSQAGHLKTHERVHTGEKPYGCKQCGKCFSVAGKVKTRERIHTGERLYQCKHCGKCFNQAGNFRTHERVHTGERPYQCKYCGRRFGQAGNLRRHERIHTGERPYQCKHCGKCFNQAGNFRRHERVHTGERPYQCKYCGRRFGRAGNLRRHERIHTGERPYQCKHCGKCFSQAGHLIKHERVHTREKRYKRKQIGKAFRNRRRASRHKKAQERSAITNEFEEGTHRFYTVKEHSLNQDVKHSCWICQKELSSKELLLAHYREHMTFEEPST from the coding sequence ATGAAGaaatccatactggagagaaggcTTACACGTGTAAATGCAAGGAGTCTGAGGAGTGTTTTCAGTAAAAGAGGAAGTTTAAAAAGTCATGGCAGAATACATACCGGAGGAAAACCCTGTcaatgcaaacagtgtggcaagtaTTTTAGTCAAACAGCACATTTGAAGACACATGAAAAAGTCCATGCTGGTGAGAAACCTTATGAATgtaaacaatgtggcaagtgtttcagCCAAACGTGTAATTTGaagacacatgaaagagtccatactagagagaagccttatgaaagCAAACGTTGTGGTAAGCGTTTTAGCCAAGCTGGACATTTGAAGACACATGAAGGAGTGCATACTGCAGAAAGGCCTTATGAGTGCAAGCAGTGTGGCAAGTGCTTTAGCGTAGCAGGATATTtgaggacacatgaaagaggcCATGtgggagagaagccttatggaTGCAatcaatgtggcaagtgttttagccggGCAGGAAGATTGAAGACACATGAAAAAATCCATAATGGAGAAAGGCCCTATCAATGCAAACATTGTGGAAAGCATTTTGGCCAAGAAGGAGAATTAAaaagacatgaaagagtccatactggagaaagGCCCTATCAGTGCAAACATTGTGGCAAGTGCTTTAGAACAACAGGATATTTGGAGACACATGAAAAAGTCCATGCTGGTGAGAAACCTTACGAATgtaaacaatgtggcaagtgcttTAGCCAAACGTGTAATTTGAGagcacatgaaagagtccatactagagagaagccttatgaatgccatcaatgtggcaagtgttttagccaagctgGACATTTGaagacacatgaaagagtccatactggagagaagccttatgggTGCAAGCAGTGTGGCAAGTGCTTTAGCGTAGCAGGAAAAGTAAAGACACGTGAAAGAATCCATACTGGAGAAAGGCTCTATCAATGCAAAcattgtggcaagtgttttaacCAAGCAGGTAATTTTagaacacatgaaagagtccatactggagaaagGCCCTACCAATGCAAATATTGTGGAAGGCGTTTTGGCCAAGCAGGAAATTTAAGAAGACATGAAAGAATCCATACTGGAGAAAGGCCCTATCAATGCAAAcattgtggcaagtgttttaacCAAGCAGGTAATTTTagaagacatgaaagagtccatactggagaaagGCCCTATCAATGCAAATATTGTGGAAGGCGTTTTGGCCGAGCAGGAAATTTAAGAAGACATGAAAGAATCCATACTGGAGAAAGGCCCTATCAATGCAAAcattgtggcaagtgttttagccaggCAGGACATTTGATAAAAcacgaaagagtccatactaGAGAGAAGCGTTATAAACGTAAGCAAATAGGAAAGGCATTTCGCAACAGAAGACGTGCCAGTAGACATAAAAAAGCACAAGAACGTTCTGCAATTACGAATGAATTTGAAGAAGGGACTCATCGCTTCTACACTGTGAAAGAACACAGTTTGAACCAGGATGTAAAACACAGCTGTTGGATCTGCCAGAAGGAGTTAAGTAGCAAAGAGCTTCTTCTTGCACACTACCGAGAGCATATGACGTTCGAGGAGCCGTCCACTTGA